In Oryzias melastigma strain HK-1 linkage group LG10, ASM292280v2, whole genome shotgun sequence, a single window of DNA contains:
- the ehd1a gene encoding EH domain-containing protein 1a yields MFRKTLKKDPELFQNVSDGLRRLYRTKLFPLEDTYRFHDFHSPALEDADFDNKPMVLLVGQYSTGKTTFIRHLMEQDFPGMRIGPEPTTDSFIAVMHGEQDGVIPGNALVVDPKKPFRKLNAFGNAFLNRFMCAQMPNPVLESISIIDTPGILSGEKQRISRGYDFAAVLEWFAERVDRIILLFDAHKLDISDEFSEVIRALKNHEDKMRVVLNKADQISTQQLMRVYGALMWSLGKIINTPEVVRVYIGSFWAQPLLVPDNRKLFEAEEQDLFVDIQSLPQNAALRKLNDLIKRARLAKVHAYIISSLKKEMPSVFGKESKKKELISNLGEIYHKVEKEHNISPGDFPKLEKMQELLNGHDFTKFSNLKPKLLEAVEDMLANDIARLMALVRQEEANMPSQAVKGGAFEGTMSGPFGHGYGEGASEGIDELEWVVGRDKPTYDEIFYTLSPINGKVTGAAAKKEMVKSKLPNSVLGKIWKLADVDKDGLLDDEEFALANHLIKVKLEGHELPASLPDHLVPPSKRGTVQQD; encoded by the exons ATGTTtagaaaaaccctaaaaaaggACCCCGAGCTGTTTCAGAACGTCTCAGATGGGCTGCGGCGGCTGTACCGGACCAAACTGTTCCCCTTGGAGGACACGTATCGATTCCACGACTTTCACTCTCCCGCACTGGAAGATGCCGACTTTGATAACAAACCGATGGTACTCCTGGTGGGTCAGTACTCCACGGGCAAAACCACTTTTATCCGACACCTTATGGAGCAGGACTTCCCAGGTATGCGGATTGGCCCGGAGCCGACCACAGACTCTTTCATCGCGGTGATGCACGGTGAGCAGGATGGggttatcccaggtaatgcccTGGTGGTCGACCCCAAGAAGCCCTTTCGCAAACTCAACGCTTTTGGCAACGCCTTCCTCAACAG GTTCATGTGTGCTCAGATGCCTAACCCTGTCCTGGAGAGCATCAGTATCATTGATACTCCTGGAATCCTGTCTGGGGAAAAGCAGAGGATAAGTAGAG GTTATGACTTTGCTGCTGTGCTGGAGTGGTTTGCTGAGCGTGTGGATCGCATCATCCTCCTCTTTGATGCCCACAAGCTGGACATCTCAGACGAGTTCTCAGAGGTGATCCGAGCCCTCAAGAATCACGAGGATAAGATGAGAGTGGTGCTGAACAAAGCCGATCAGATCAGTACTCAGCAGCTGATGAGGGTCTACGGAGCGCTCATGTGGTCTTTGGGGAAAATCATCAACACACctgag GTTGTGCGAGTTTACATCGGCTCATTCTGGGCCCAGCCTCTCTTGGTCCCTGACAACAGGAAGTTGTTTGAGGCCGAAGAGCAGGATCTCTTTGTGGACATTCAGTCTTTGCCACAAAATGCAGCTCTGCGCAAACTAAACGACCTCATCAAACGAGCCCGCCTCGCCAAG GTGCATGCATACATTATCAGCTCTCTGAAAAAGGAGATGCCCTCTGTGTTTGGGAAAGAATCTAAGAAGAAAGAGCTCATAAGCAATCTCGGTGAGATCTACCACAAGGTTGAGAAGGAGCATAACATCTCTCCCGGAGACTTTCCTAAACTTGAAAAGATGCAG GAGCTGCTGAACGGTCACGACTTCACAAAGTTTTCAAACCTGAAGCCTAAGCTGCTGGAGGCGGTGGAAGACATGCTCGCCAACGACATTGCTCGCCTCATGGCATTGGTACGCCAGGAAGAGGCCAACATGCCCAGCCAGGCCGTCAAAGGCGGAGCCTTCGAGGGAACCATGAGTGGTCCGTTTGGCCACGGCTATGGCGAAGGCGCCAGCGAAGGTATCGATGAGCTGGAGTGGGTGGTGGGTCGCGACAAGCCGACGTACGACGAGATCTTCTACACCCTGTCTCCCATCAACGGCAAAGTGACCGGCGCCGCAGCCAAGAAGGAAATGGTGAAGTCCAAGCTGCCCAACTCAGTCCTGGGAAAGATCTGGAAGCTGGCAGACGTGGATAAAGATGGTCTGCTGGACGACGAGGAGTTCGCCCTGGCCAACCACCTGATCAAAGTTAAGCTGGAGGGCCACGAGCTGCCGGCCTCCCTGCCTGATCACCTGGTGCCGCCATCCAAACGTGGGACAGTTCAGCAGGACTGA
- the map1lc3cl gene encoding microtubule-associated proteins 1A/1B light chain 3C — MAPFEKSMEMMPFKQRKCLATRKNEVCSIRSKFPNKLPVIVERYIREKTLPLLDKTKFLVPFELTLGQFLCLLRNKIELESSQALFLLVADRTMSCMSSSMGDVYSRFRDADGFLYITYASQEMFGAPRPAARPPC; from the exons ATGGCTCCTTTTGAGAAATCAATGGAAATGATGCCCTTCAAGCAGAGGAAATGCCTCG caacaagaaaaaatgaagtGTGCAGCATCCGGTCTAAATTCCCAAATAAATTACCT GTGATTGTTGAGCGGTACATCCGGGAGAAGACTCTACCCCTGCTGGACAAAACAAAGTTTCTGGTTCCTTTCGAGCTCACGCTGGGTCAGTTCCTCTGCTTGCTCAG GAATAAAATCGAGCTGGAATCCTCTCAGGCTCTGTTTCTCCTGGTGGCAGACAGAACCATGTCCTGCATGTCATCCAGCATGGGGGACGTGTACTCTCGATTCAGAGATGCCGACGGTTTTCTCTACATCACATATGCATCGCAGGAGATGTTTGGAGCTCCTCGGCCAGCAGCCAGGCCGCCCTGCTGA
- the si:ch211-168f7.5 gene encoding uncharacterized protein si:ch211-168f7.5, with the protein MAARRSCVNSLWSGTERVRIAERLRATLAGVLELEVLRCKHLAMVDAALADREEPRADEEEEEEEEEEEGTPQSPEHGPAGESAASPGQQAASPSPFLSSLEDPEEATAPPSSVKVSNSRWSALSWDAPSDLLSPPTPDPAGLLHPDSDSRPSSGFYSVSGSSLSDSSYSVSSEAAHGKPLKLWEQAPEAANSNTDILWSEDAMPLHQSAPDNSQEDPQPPEETPVSAASDLEADGLSFLSDFCSGFGDSLISSIVQLLNPASSPTSCCPSAKLDPRYCTDLVSRRTKEVYSYPSPLHAVALQSPLFTSQDQSASTTPEGAQADEQVESSTEAAEPEEAGQSTTKASVTHLEQYISQLVRQYRGGVTSSTSDLTSAANACPVTHGGLGNPLKTHGSTQSLSAFESHSAASTLQGGSFTPNKSLLGNSARVSLSNATKKATRNSINLGNLPSATGEDLNINLHLNLNLNLTPGLNSSLGVANSSKKGSSGALRDNISPTSTTSSFSSATPTPALRARSRISTCPGSLCHRSSLEVPSSSGTSAGFGSSAFCRSMDWSSCEQLDPGQSVFYANAASAPGSQRNSSIPDGGSSIKVSEDSSMVEEISRLSGLSRAVVVGLMEQGVELDIDCFQTDSAGEVRSHGKTRLATPKDPPHDYARLTEVSPQRPIQLSLSVTHSPQSQASLTPPLSHSSSPILPYQSVHLPPPHYLPQCHYSPSSSELPSSTCSSPASHPIPRSHSPPRPIKPSLLGSTSLSVFRRDSPFQCSLPHSNTRNAPVERKGIQPRGGSLRQSGGGGDSGSRWVRMEGEGLYRGKHASHKLVRAATVSSYARREDYSSVWAEEEKARLAAETPRRSPGKLWRGLEGRFWSKESESEKEEMDRAEYGYNVMRSRVGSWRRDERRMKVSGDRKPKVDNSPMLLRKRGKEDGERRSSSLRLSRRALFRSESQGLLVPGNHGEGATKRAHWVSSLDLGQGGMGVRKDEGVRLLRPKGEDKRLSSTASLFNLSRSQSLEGSCQSLSPLSSPSFSPSPPPRIPLQRSRSLRDLGRKVFGSMRSLSLKRKPSKK; encoded by the exons ATGGCCGCCCGCCGCAGCTGCGTGAACTCTCTCTGGTCCGGCACCGAACGCGTGCGCATCGCGGAGCGCCTCAGGGCCACGCTGGCCGGGGTGCTGGAGCTGGAGGTGCTCAGGTGCAAACACCTGGCGATGGTGGACGCCGCGCTGGCAGACCGAGAGGAGCCGCGCgcggatgaggaggaggaggaagaggaggaggaggaggaagggacCCCACAGAGTCCCGAGCATGGCCCCGCGGGGGAATCTGCGGCATCCCCCGGACAACAG GCTGCCTCCCCGTCACCCTTTCTGAGCTCTTTAGAGGACCCAGAGGAGGCGACAGCCCCACCCTCCTCTGTAAAAGTCAGTAACTCTCGGTGGTCAGCCCTGTCCTGGGACGCCCCGTCTGACCTTCTCTCCCCTCCAACTCCGGACCCGGCAGGTTTGCTCCACCCGGACAGCGACTCTCGACCTAGTTCAG GGTTCTATTCGGTGAGTGGCAGCTCTTTGTCGGACTCCAGCTACTCTGTGTCCAGCGAGGCGGCCCATGGTAAACCTCTGAAGCTGTGGGAGCAGGCTCCGGAGGCGGCCAACAGCAACACTGACATCCTGTGGTCAGAGGATGCAATGCCACTGCACCAGTCTGCTCCTGACAACAGCCAGGAGGACCCCCAACCACCTGAAGAGACTCCAGTGTCAG CTGCCAGTGACCTTGAGGCTGATGGTCTGAGCTTTCTCTCGGATTTTTGCTCAGGGTTTGGTGACTCCCTGATTTCTTCCATTGTCCAGCTCCTCAACCCTGCTTCTTCACCCACATCCTGCTGTCCAAGCGCCAAGCTGGACCCCCGCTACTGCACTGACCTGGTGTCTCGTCGAACCAAAGAAGTGTACTCCTACCCAAGCCCGTTGCATGCCGTCGCCCTCCAGAGCCCCCTTTTCACCTCCCAGGACCAATCAGCCTCCACTACCCCAGAGGGAGCTCAGGCTGACGAACAGGTGGAGTCGAGCACTGAAGCAGCCGAGCCGGAAGAGGCTGGGCAATCGACCACAAAGGCGTCCGTCACCCATCTGGAGCAATACATCTCTCAGCTGGTTCGACAGTACCGCGGTGGGGTGACCTCGTCCACCTCTGATCTGACTTCAGCTGCCAATGCTTGTCCAGTCACGCATGGAGGCCTTGGTAACCCTCTTAAGACCCACGGCTCCACTCAGTCTCTGTCTGCCTTTGAGAGCCACAGTGCAGCCTCCACCCTGCAGGGGGGAAGCTTCACCCCCAACAAGTCACTGCTGGGGAACTCAGCCAGAGTCAGCCTCAGCAATGCGACAAAGAAAGCTACAAGGAACTCTATCAACCTGGGAAATCTCCCCTCAGCAACCGGAGAGGATCTGAACATTAATCTACATCTCAATCTCAACTTGAACTTGACTCCGGGTTTAAATTCCAGTCTGGGGGTGGCAAACAGTTCCAAAAAGGGAAGTTCTGGAGCACTGAGAGACAACATTTCTCCAACTTCCACCACGTCCTCCTTTTCCTCCGCCACACCCACCCCTGCACTCAGAGCTCGATCCAGAATCTCCACTTGCCCAGGCAGCTTGTGTCACCGCAGTTCCCTGGAAGTCCCGTCCAGCTCAGGTACCAGCGCTGGGTTTGGATCGTCAGCTTTCTGTCGCTCTATGGACTGGAGCAGCTGTGAACAACTTGATCCGGGACAGTCAGTGTTTTATGCAAATGCTGCGTCCGCCCCGGGGTCCCAGCGCAACAGCTCCATCCCAGACGGCGGTTCTAGTATCAAGGTGAGTGAAGACTCCTCCATGGTTGAGGAGATCTCTCGCCTCTCTGGCCTGTCCAGGGCAGTAGTTGTTGGACTTATGGAGCAAGGCGTGGAGCTGGATATCGACTGTTTCCAAACAGATTCTGCTGGTGAGGTGAGGAGCCATGGTAAAACTCGCCTGGCAACACCGAAAGATCCGCCACATGACTATGCCCGACTCACTGAAGTGAGTCCCCAGAGACCAATCCAGCTGTCTCTCAGTGTCACCCACTCCCCGCAGTCCCAGGCCAGTCTCACTCCTCCTCTGTCCCATTCCAGCAGCCCCATCCTGCCTTACCAGTCTGTTCATCTTCCACCCCCCCATTATTTACCCCAGTGCCACTACAGCCCCTCCTCATCAGAACTCCCATCCTCTACATGTTCCTCGCCTGCTTCCCACCCCATCCCAAGGTCTCACTCGCCTCCTCGCCCTATCAAGCCGTCCCTACTTGGTTCCACCTCCCTCTCCGTTTTCCGACGCGATTCGCCTTTCCAGTGCTCCTTGCCACACAGCAACACCAGAAATGCCCCTGTGGAGCGTAAAGGTATCCAGCCAAGAGGCGGGTCGCTTCGGCAAAGTGGAGGCGGCGGCGATAGTGGCAGCAGGTGGGTCAGAATGGAAGGAGAAGGACTCTACAGAGGAAAACATGCCTCCCATAAGTTGGTCAGAGCCGCCACTGTAAGCAGCTACGCCAGAAGAGAGGACTACAGCTCCGTTTGGGCTGAGGAGGAGAAGGCCCGGTTGGCCGCTGAAACGCCCAGAAGGTCCCCCGGCAAGCTCTGGAGAGGATTGGAGGGACGCTTTTGGAGCAAAGAGTCCGAGAGTGAGAAGGAGGAGATGGACAGAGCTGAGTATGGCTACAACGTGATGAGGAGCAGAGTTGGAAGCTGGAGGAGAGATGAGCGGAGAATGAAGGTTTCAGGAGACAGGAAGCCAAAAGTGGACAACTCCCCCATGTTGTTGAGGAAAAGGGGGAAGGAGGACGGGGAAAGACGCAGCTCCAGTCTCAGGCTTTCCAGAAGGGCTCTTTTCAGGAGCGAGTCGCAGGGCTTGCTAGTACCGGGTAACCATGGCGAGGGGGCCACAAAGCGGGCTCACTGGGTCTCCTCCTTAGACTTGGGGCAGGGCGGCATGGGGGTCCGCAAAGACGAGGGAGTGCGACTGCTGAGGCCAAAAGGAGAAGACAAACGCCTCTCTTCAACCGCCAGTCTCTTCAACCTCTCCCGCTCTCAGAGCCTCGAGGGCAGCTGTCAATCCCTCTCCCCCCTGTCCTCCCCATCTTTTTCACCCTCCCCTCCTCCCCGGATTCCCCTCCAGCGCTCCCGATCCCTGAGAGACTTGGGCAGGAAAGTGTTCGGCTCCATGAGGTCCTTGAGTCTCAAGAGAAAGCCATCCAAGAAGTGA
- the ttc9c gene encoding tetratricopeptide repeat protein 9C, whose product MEASAAGCGLDGQGATAAQSRIPGLRRSSIKPDCALLEEAAQLKTEGNAFYKEKNIRSAIGRYHRALLILRSLDSEVMASVRGFGPEKPALAPELEALLRSIQVDCYNNLAACLLQRQKVDYARVLEYSQRVLHWQPGNIKALYRAGVATLEMGDAQAAKQYLTQACREQPHDANVRKHLQRAEERLNRELQKEKAMYRGMFASIQKDSSAEEGINQTN is encoded by the exons ATGGAGGCTTCAGCAGCAGGCTGTGGTCTGGACGGGCAGGGGGCGACAGCAGCACAATCCAGAATTCCTGGACTCAGAAGGTCTTCTATTAAGCCAGACTGTGCTTTGCTGGAAGAAGCAGCTCAACTGAAAACAGAAGGGAACGCTTTCTACAAAGAGAAGAACATTCGCTCAGCCATTGGTCGTTACCACCGGGCTCTGCTGATACTCCGAAGCCTGGACTCCGAGGTGATGGCATCCGTTAGGGGGTTTGGACCTGAAAAACCAGCTCTCGCGCCTGAACTGGAGGCTTTATTGAGAAGCATACAAGTGGACTGCTACAACAACTTAGCTG CCTGTTTGCTGCAAAGACAGAAAGTTGACTACGCCCGTGTGCTGGAGTACAGTCAACGAGTGTTGCACTGGCAACCAGGAAACATCAAAGCGCTGTACAGGGCAGGGGTAGCCACTCTCGAGATGGGAGACGCGCAGGCAGCCAAACAGTACCTCACCCAGGCTTGTAGAGAGCAACCTCATG ATGCCAACGTGCGCAAGCATCTGCAGAGGGCAGAGGAGAGGCTAAATCGGGAGCTCCAAAAAGAGAAAGCCATGTATCGAGGCATGTTTGCCTCCATCCAGAAGGACAGCAGCGCCGAAGAAGGAATTAACCAAACTAACTGA